In Hemicordylus capensis ecotype Gifberg chromosome 3, rHemCap1.1.pri, whole genome shotgun sequence, one DNA window encodes the following:
- the LOC128350964 gene encoding phospholipid scramblase 1-like isoform X3 gives MPAPMVVPLNFPPGLEHLSQIDQILIHRQLELLEITTGFETCNKYELKNGLGQRVYFAVEETDGFTLGGFEGLRAFTIRIFNNLGQEVIELRRPFRDICRCCCCCFLQELEVHAPPGTPAGYIKENWQPWLPKFSVQNEAKEHVLKMFGPCIGWGCSHHMDQHYEVTTRDEQHMVGRISNQLDGLVQEFFRGADLFRIQFPMDLDIKMKAIMIGAGFLVGITVFEQMHRLWWW, from the exons ATTGATCAGATATTAATTCATCGGCAGCTTGAGCTCCTTGAAA TAACAACCGGCTTTGAAACTTGCAACAAATATGAACTAAAAAATGGTTTGGGGCAAAGGGTGTACTTTGCTGTTGAGGAAACTGATGGGTTTACACTAGGCGGTTTTGAGGGACTACGAGCATTTACAATTAGGATCTTCAACAACTTGGGCCAAGAAGTCATAGAGCTCCGAAGACCTTTCAGAGACATTtgtagatgctgctgctgctgcttcttgcaaGAG cTTGAAGTTCATGCTCCCCCAGGCACACCTGCTGGATATATTAAAGAGAACTGGCAACCCTGGCTCCCTAAATTTTCTGTCCAAAATGAAGCCAAAGAACATGTACTTAAAATGTTTGGGCCCTGTATAGGATGGGGTTGTTCTCACCATATGGATCAACACTATGAA GTGACAACAAGAGATGAGCAACATATGGTTGGAAGAATTTCAAATCAGCTGGATGGATTGGTACAAGAATTCTTTAGAGGTGCTGATCTCTTCAGAATCCAGTTCCCAATGGACCTTGATATTAAAATGAAAGCCATCATGATTGGGGCTGGCTTTCTTGTA GGTATCACTGTGTTTGAACAAATGCACAGGCTCTGGTGGTGGTAA